A single genomic interval of Romboutsia ilealis harbors:
- a CDS encoding GntP family permease produces MISIIGLILSLSLIIFLAYKGYSTIITAPLVALLTLFLIGEDTNTQLMVHYTEVYMGGFANFVKNYFPIFLTGAIFAKLMEETLYAKSIANFITKNLGKNKTILAVVFAGALLTYGGVSLFTVAFVLYPIANVLFKESDIPKRLIPGTIALGSFTFTMTALPGTPEIQNVIPMRYFGTDTFAAPLIGIIASVLMLLLGIVWLTYRVRKAHANLEGYGNHHIEDNPNENKNIPSIFLAVTPILIIFLSNLFFSKIFYQLIDGSYLSKYNLSLDNVSGTWSVIISIVISTLFIIITNFGKFSNLNKVLNEGISNSFLPLLSSSAIVGYGSVIKSLPVFIALQSMILNVSSNPIISEALSVNIICGITASASGGLTITLDALSSTFIAMSQSLNISPEIMHRIAALASGGLDTLPHNGAVITTLAICSLTHKDSYKDIFITSVVIPILVTALVVITASILYT; encoded by the coding sequence ATGATAAGCATAATCGGATTAATTTTATCATTATCTTTGATAATATTCTTAGCCTACAAAGGGTATTCAACTATTATTACAGCTCCCTTAGTTGCCTTACTTACATTATTTTTAATAGGTGAAGATACTAATACACAGTTAATGGTTCATTATACTGAAGTATATATGGGTGGGTTTGCAAATTTCGTAAAGAACTACTTCCCTATTTTCTTAACAGGTGCAATATTTGCTAAATTAATGGAAGAAACTCTTTATGCTAAATCCATAGCAAATTTCATTACTAAAAATTTAGGTAAAAATAAAACTATATTAGCAGTAGTATTTGCTGGTGCACTTCTTACCTATGGAGGGGTTTCTTTATTTACAGTTGCCTTCGTATTATATCCTATTGCCAATGTTTTGTTTAAGGAATCTGATATTCCAAAGAGATTGATTCCAGGAACTATTGCTCTAGGGTCATTTACCTTTACAATGACAGCTCTTCCAGGTACTCCTGAAATACAAAATGTTATTCCTATGAGGTACTTTGGTACAGATACTTTTGCTGCACCCCTTATAGGAATTATAGCTAGTGTATTAATGCTATTACTTGGTATAGTTTGGCTTACATATCGCGTTAGAAAAGCACATGCGAATCTAGAAGGATATGGAAATCATCATATTGAAGATAACCCTAATGAAAATAAGAATATTCCAAGTATATTTTTAGCAGTAACACCTATATTAATTATATTTTTAAGTAATTTATTCTTTTCAAAAATATTTTACCAATTAATCGATGGCTCTTATTTGAGTAAATATAACTTATCACTAGATAATGTGTCTGGCACATGGAGTGTAATTATCTCTATAGTTATATCCACATTATTTATAATAATAACTAACTTTGGGAAATTTTCTAACTTAAATAAAGTTCTTAATGAAGGTATATCAAATTCCTTTTTACCACTGCTTAGTTCTAGTGCTATTGTTGGATATGGAAGTGTTATAAAATCATTACCTGTATTTATTGCTTTGCAATCAATGATATTAAATGTATCCTCTAATCCAATAATTTCAGAAGCTTTATCAGTGAACATAATTTGTGGCATTACAGCATCTGCCTCTGGAGGACTTACTATAACACTAGATGCTCTATCATCTACCTTTATAGCAATGAGTCAATCCCTTAATATTTCTCCTGAAATAATGCATAGAATAGCTGCTTTAGCTTCTGGTGGACTTGATACATTGCCTCATAATGGAGCAGTAATAACAACACTTGCTATTTGTAGCCTTACTCATAAGGATTCCTATAAAGATATTTTTATTACCTCTGTTGTTATACCTATATTAGTAACCGCATTGGTCGTTATTACTGCATCTATATTATATACTTAA
- a CDS encoding ABC transporter substrate-binding protein gives MKKSFKLLILSTFVLIMGTFFVGCNKNYSEEISFFNYGENIDEETIKEFEKEYGIKVNVETFDDMETMYQKVSNSGVTYDVILVSDALMPRMIKNNLIQELNKDNIPNISQMDEEYLDLNIDPGNKYSVPYMFGTVGLIYNKDVVKEEVDSWDILWNEKYKNKIFMFDTYRDTIGVALKKLGYSLNSENPKEIEEAKELLLEQRKLVDPVYGVDNGTTMIPAGESDINMIWSGEGLNLQDEYPNLAYVVPKEGANFWIDSLCIPYNAKNVSGAEKFINFVSDKESALRIADEIGYTTPNKQARLEQPEEVRNNPNAYMSKEIMDRCEIYVDLPKDVKKLYDNAWIQIKSSN, from the coding sequence ATGAAAAAATCATTTAAATTATTAATTTTATCAACTTTTGTCCTGATAATGGGAACATTCTTTGTAGGATGTAATAAAAATTACTCTGAAGAAATAAGCTTTTTTAACTATGGAGAAAACATAGATGAAGAGACTATAAAAGAATTTGAAAAAGAATATGGTATAAAGGTTAATGTGGAAACTTTTGATGATATGGAAACTATGTATCAAAAGGTCAGTAATTCAGGAGTTACATATGATGTTATTTTAGTATCTGATGCTTTAATGCCAAGAATGATTAAGAATAACCTTATTCAAGAACTAAATAAAGATAATATACCTAATATATCTCAGATGGATGAGGAGTACTTAGACCTAAATATAGACCCAGGTAATAAATATTCAGTGCCTTATATGTTTGGAACAGTAGGTCTTATATATAATAAAGATGTAGTAAAAGAAGAAGTAGATAGTTGGGATATATTATGGAATGAAAAATATAAAAATAAAATTTTTATGTTTGACACTTACAGAGATACTATAGGAGTAGCTTTAAAGAAACTAGGATATTCTTTAAATTCAGAGAATCCAAAAGAGATTGAAGAAGCTAAAGAATTATTATTAGAGCAAAGAAAATTAGTAGACCCAGTATATGGAGTAGATAATGGAACAACTATGATTCCAGCAGGAGAATCTGATATAAATATGATTTGGTCTGGAGAAGGCTTAAATCTTCAAGATGAATATCCTAATTTAGCTTATGTAGTACCTAAGGAAGGTGCAAATTTCTGGATTGATAGCTTATGCATACCTTATAATGCTAAAAATGTTTCAGGAGCTGAAAAATTCATAAACTTTGTAAGTGATAAGGAAAGTGCATTGAGAATAGCTGATGAAATAGGTTATACAACTCCGAACAAACAAGCAAGATTAGAACAACCAGAGGAAGTTAGAAATAATCCTAATGCATATATGTCAAAAGAGATAATGGATAGATGCGAAATATATGTTGATTTACCTAAAGATGTTAAAAAATTATATGACAATGCGTGGATACAAATAAAATCAAGTAATTAA
- the rlmH gene encoding 23S rRNA (pseudouridine(1915)-N(3))-methyltransferase RlmH, translated as MNISIIGVGKIKEKYLKLGIDEFSKRLTKYCKLDVIELDDEKCPENLSEKDMLIVKDKEGKKILSKIKNNSYVIALAIDGKNLSSEELADTISKLAVRGNSHITFVIGGSLGLSEEVLKRADYKLSFSKMTFPHQLMRLILLEQVYRAFRINNNEPYHK; from the coding sequence ATGAATATAAGTATAATCGGTGTAGGTAAAATTAAAGAAAAATATTTAAAGTTAGGGATAGATGAATTTTCAAAGAGATTAACTAAGTATTGTAAATTAGATGTAATAGAGCTTGATGATGAAAAGTGTCCTGAAAATTTAAGTGAAAAGGATATGCTTATTGTTAAAGATAAAGAAGGGAAAAAAATTCTTAGTAAGATAAAGAATAATAGTTATGTTATAGCTCTTGCTATAGACGGTAAAAATTTATCTTCTGAAGAACTTGCAGATACAATTAGTAAGTTAGCAGTTAGAGGTAACAGCCATATAACTTTTGTTATAGGTGGTTCTTTAGGATTGTCAGAGGAAGTTTTAAAAAGAGCAGATTACAAGTTATCTTTTTCTAAGATGACTTTCCCTCATCAATTAATGAGGCTTATATTATTAGAACAAGTTTATAGAGCGTTTAGAATAAATAATAATGAACCGTATCACAAGTAA
- a CDS encoding MBL fold metallo-hydrolase, whose protein sequence is MLKYCSIGSGSSGNCHYIGYKDTNILVDAGLSGKRITTGLDDINVDMENIKGIFITHEHSDHIKGAGIISRKYDIPIFANVKTWCAMKDKLGDIKDSNMKVFENDRSYSLGDLIIRPFSISHDASDAVGYNFYAENEKMSIATDIGTITDNIRRHLYKSKLVVLESNYDPNMLMMGSYPYSLKKRVMSDTGHLSNEDAAKFCIDLVKEGTERILLAHLSKENNFPELAYETSKSILTQNDIIIGQDIKLDVLLREEVSDIYNVK, encoded by the coding sequence ATGCTGAAATATTGTTCAATAGGAAGCGGAAGTAGTGGAAACTGCCATTATATAGGATATAAAGATACCAACATACTAGTAGATGCAGGCCTTAGTGGGAAGAGAATAACTACAGGTCTTGATGATATAAATGTAGATATGGAAAATATAAAAGGAATATTTATTACACACGAGCACTCGGATCATATAAAAGGTGCGGGTATAATATCTAGAAAATATGATATACCTATATTTGCAAATGTAAAGACATGGTGTGCAATGAAGGATAAGCTTGGGGATATAAAAGATAGCAATATGAAAGTATTTGAAAATGATAGAAGCTATTCTTTGGGGGATTTAATAATAAGACCTTTTTCTATATCTCATGATGCATCAGATGCAGTAGGGTATAATTTTTATGCAGAAAATGAGAAGATGTCAATAGCTACAGACATAGGGACGATAACGGATAATATAAGAAGACATTTATATAAATCAAAGTTAGTAGTATTAGAATCAAACTACGACCCTAACATGCTTATGATGGGGTCTTATCCTTACTCATTAAAGAAGAGGGTAATGTCAGATACAGGGCATTTATCAAATGAAGATGCAGCTAAATTTTGTATAGATCTTGTAAAAGAGGGTACAGAAAGAATACTATTAGCTCACTTAAGTAAGGAAAATAACTTTCCAGAGTTAGCGTATGAAACATCTAAATCTATTCTGACTCAAAATGATATAATTATTGGTCAAGATATAAAACTAGATGTTTTATTAAGGGAAGAAGTATCTGATATATATAATGTGAAATAA
- a CDS encoding M1 family metallopeptidase, whose protein sequence is MIINFTKKVRILTGMILTLLIVIGGGVYVYHNKNSVQTLNVEEGKNLNKYIIDVIFDEESKRLMCNQNIEYVNNTNIALDKIYFHIYPNAFSKEEFAPFEKDEMNQAYPNGFNEGYIDIKNVLNNNNKLEYEITGEKNDVLEVNIGRQLKPGEKISIDMKYNVKIPNSEGRFGYGENTINVTNWFPIVCVHDDRGWNLKSYETLGDPFYSETSNFYVKLLIPKKYKLGCTGNIISEKSDSEKVFYEIQAKKVRDFAFVLSDKFKIKKDTYKDVNINTYNLNETLSTEVTKIAKDSIRIFSDLFGEYPYDTYSVIASDFFIGGMEYPTLVMIDQSLYNEKDKFLLEYVIAHETAHQWWYSVIGNDEISEPWLDEALTEYSTVLYFEEKYGKEVGSKLIKTMEIQTRNYSSEDIFKSTTQYKNSIDYSLNVYTKGALAFNEVRNKVGDEVFFETLKEYYNTYMFQNVNGAKFVDLWNKKGIDIDKIISEYK, encoded by the coding sequence TTGATAATAAACTTTACGAAAAAAGTAAGAATATTAACAGGAATGATACTCACGTTATTAATTGTTATAGGGGGCGGAGTATATGTATATCATAACAAAAATTCTGTACAAACATTAAATGTTGAAGAAGGTAAAAATTTAAATAAATACATTATTGATGTTATTTTTGATGAGGAAAGTAAAAGGCTAATGTGTAATCAAAACATAGAGTATGTAAATAATACAAATATAGCTTTGGATAAGATATATTTCCATATATATCCCAATGCCTTTTCTAAAGAGGAGTTTGCTCCTTTTGAAAAGGATGAAATGAATCAAGCCTATCCAAATGGATTCAATGAGGGATACATAGATATAAAAAATGTATTAAATAATAACAATAAGTTAGAGTATGAGATAACAGGTGAAAAAAATGACGTATTAGAAGTAAATATAGGAAGACAATTAAAGCCAGGTGAAAAAATATCTATAGATATGAAATACAATGTAAAAATACCTAACTCAGAAGGTAGATTTGGATATGGGGAAAATACTATAAATGTAACAAATTGGTTCCCTATAGTATGTGTTCATGATGATAGAGGATGGAATTTAAAGAGTTATGAGACACTAGGAGATCCATTTTATAGTGAAACAAGTAATTTTTATGTTAAACTATTAATACCTAAAAAATATAAATTGGGTTGCACAGGAAACATAATTTCAGAGAAGTCTGATTCAGAAAAAGTATTTTATGAAATACAAGCAAAAAAAGTCAGAGATTTTGCATTCGTCTTAAGTGATAAATTTAAAATTAAGAAGGATACTTATAAAGATGTGAATATAAATACATATAATCTAAATGAAACTCTATCAACAGAAGTAACCAAGATAGCTAAAGACTCAATTAGAATATTTAGTGATTTGTTTGGGGAATATCCGTATGATACATATTCAGTAATAGCAAGTGATTTTTTCATAGGTGGAATGGAATATCCAACATTGGTTATGATTGATCAAAGTTTATATAATGAAAAGGACAAATTTTTACTTGAATACGTAATAGCACATGAAACTGCACATCAATGGTGGTATTCAGTAATTGGTAATGACGAAATAAGTGAACCTTGGTTAGATGAAGCCCTTACAGAATACTCAACAGTTCTTTATTTTGAAGAAAAGTATGGTAAAGAGGTAGGCTCTAAACTTATAAAGACAATGGAAATACAAACAAGAAATTATTCTAGTGAAGATATATTTAAGTCAACAACTCAATATAAAAATTCGATAGACTATAGCTTAAATGTGTACACTAAAGGGGCATTAGCATTTAATGAAGTAAGAAATAAAGTAGGAGATGAGGTATTCTTTGAAACGTTAAAAGAATACTACAATACATATATGTTCCAAAATGTGAATGGAGCTAAATTTGTTGATTTATGGAATAAAAAAGGTATAGATATAGATAAGATAATAAGTGAATACAAGTAA